From the genome of Varibaculum prostatecancerukia, one region includes:
- the hrpA gene encoding ATP-dependent RNA helicase HrpA — MPVRLSSEVRRAMSGQQAASEQHQQAKRREKPHAQSNRPARNRPKALNNAPATISYPEELPVSARRQEIAEAIANNQVIVVSGETGSGKTTQLPKICLELGRGRGALIGHTQPRRIAARSVATRIAHELGENLGKTIGFQVRFTDVVSSKTMVKLMTDGILLAEIRTDPLLKRYDTIIVDEAHERSLNIDFILGYLARLLPRRPDLKVIITSATIDSRRFAEHFSRPGSPVPIIEVSGRTYPVQVRYRPLDGSDGRNEDAEGGEESFEENRKHFPHQQKEGVARGELKDQTEGICQAVDELFACGPGDILVFLPGERDIRDTEAALAAHLGQRYVRAGERSNTPGAVEILPLFARLSPAEQQRVFAPHPYPRIVLATNVAETSLTVPGIKYVIDPGLARISRYSQRTKVQRLPIEEVSQASARQRAGRCGRISDGICIRLYSEENFLERPRFTEPEILRTSLAAVILAMASLNLGKVADFPFIDAPDPRQVRDGEQLLYELGTLSERSENAEGYRLTKLGKRLAKLPIDPRLARMLLEADRRGCVSEALVIVSALSMQDVRLRPLEHQEAADQAHSRFLDSSSDFLTYLNLWRYLRTQSRDLSGSAFRKMCQREFLHYLRTREWQDLTNQLRQLLKELGISVRPLAKPSRSTYQPDPQSCELIAACKNLTSKYSDTEAIHRSLLVGMLSGIGNWDQRAKQYLAPRGARFTIWPGSGLSNRTFDWVMAAELVETSRLFARNVARVNPDWIIHAGKHLVKRSYGEPYWSSRKGTALVPERVTLYGLTIAADVPVPLSRLGNKAMPALSPAANKLDLPGEQTPQTAREWARALFIANALVRGDAPLNYPFLKRNEKMLERAREVEQRTRQAGMVAGEDALAAFFAQRLGKEVTNPGTFAAWFKRQDDPHILDYPEDVVLTPAATSKAPRNYSSGQAADHSIGGRTDLAGKLTRLSRAGFPDRWIGADFSLPLQYHFAPGKEEDGITCQVSLEQLPYLDPQEFQWTVPGLWPQLFTALIRALPKTVRRQLVPAPQVAAEVSAWIERELANPAAATGASESREPTPVQIKQEEALQASLGRLAAWAGIEKSNNNNEPTSENQPKVPGNEGSAKNANPDPSESTEQEENGDLSRTGTPQATAPAAADTSKHPDHRNLTEVSPKKKQTAPSRPLAQLFIAALDQLRAVEVTEQDFSQAVRALPAHLRIRFALRVGKEQIYSRDLGKLQKRYGKKGRAARKQVIRDALSQVSKAESGKKNPNRCKPSPGSGEANKADEQRFPETDFSPSWPQIRGKTAVLPAQTTTTAGGVPGEAFPGLLPQRLPRPFGLSLLSGSQKNRYENPRSTHKNSTNSNQQNPSSPVFPVRVARFENLQQAQRCHHFGVTCLLCAQLYLPPARISTRWPAHLALNLAALPYEKAALLADLQLVTTWRCLAQAKVDTWTVRDSSTLQQLAKEFRDRFEDEVYALAREIGEVGADYREVSAALSQHFPLSALGEVTQVRSQLSQLIYPGFLWDLCEGAEDLGRYLQAIATRLQKASQGQNKGHHQEEQALAIWEGAREKLENRENLAAAPSAVTALLHGRWLVEELRVSLFAQPLGTRERVSLQRLSKLLKDPTP; from the coding sequence ATACCCGTTAGACTTTCCTCAGAGGTTAGGAGGGCGATGAGCGGGCAGCAGGCAGCTAGCGAACAGCATCAGCAGGCTAAGCGACGCGAAAAACCGCACGCGCAAAGCAACCGTCCTGCCCGCAACCGCCCGAAAGCCTTAAATAATGCGCCTGCTACTATCTCCTACCCCGAGGAACTTCCGGTTAGTGCGCGGCGGCAAGAAATCGCCGAAGCCATCGCCAACAACCAAGTGATAGTGGTTTCGGGGGAAACTGGATCCGGGAAAACTACGCAGCTGCCAAAAATTTGTTTAGAGCTAGGCAGAGGACGCGGCGCCCTAATCGGACACACGCAGCCGCGCCGGATAGCTGCCCGCTCAGTGGCTACCCGGATAGCCCACGAGCTGGGAGAAAACCTAGGAAAAACCATCGGGTTCCAAGTGCGATTTACTGACGTGGTCTCCAGCAAAACCATGGTCAAGTTGATGACGGACGGGATTTTACTAGCAGAAATCCGCACCGATCCCCTGCTGAAACGCTATGACACTATCATCGTGGATGAAGCCCACGAACGCTCCCTCAATATTGATTTCATTTTGGGGTATTTGGCACGCTTGCTGCCCCGCCGCCCCGATCTGAAAGTGATTATTACCTCGGCAACTATTGATTCCCGGCGCTTTGCCGAGCATTTTTCCCGCCCCGGTTCCCCAGTCCCGATTATCGAGGTATCTGGGCGCACCTACCCGGTTCAGGTACGCTACCGCCCCCTAGATGGCTCCGATGGCCGGAATGAGGACGCAGAGGGCGGTGAGGAATCCTTCGAAGAAAACCGTAAGCACTTCCCTCACCAGCAAAAAGAGGGCGTCGCCCGCGGGGAACTAAAAGATCAAACCGAGGGGATCTGCCAGGCAGTTGATGAACTCTTTGCTTGCGGTCCCGGCGATATTTTGGTGTTTTTGCCAGGCGAGCGGGATATTCGGGACACCGAGGCCGCCCTCGCCGCGCATCTAGGTCAGAGGTACGTGCGCGCCGGGGAGCGCTCAAACACCCCGGGCGCAGTAGAAATCTTGCCGCTATTTGCCCGGCTATCCCCGGCAGAACAGCAACGAGTCTTCGCTCCGCATCCTTATCCGCGGATCGTGCTGGCCACCAATGTGGCGGAAACTTCGCTAACCGTACCGGGCATAAAATATGTGATCGATCCCGGTCTGGCCCGGATTTCTCGTTATTCCCAGCGCACCAAAGTGCAGCGCTTGCCGATTGAAGAAGTTTCCCAAGCGAGCGCCCGCCAACGGGCGGGGCGTTGTGGGCGGATTAGCGACGGGATTTGTATCCGCCTGTATTCGGAAGAAAATTTCCTGGAGCGTCCCCGTTTTACTGAACCCGAAATTTTGCGCACCTCCTTGGCGGCAGTTATTTTGGCGATGGCCTCGTTAAACCTGGGGAAAGTGGCAGATTTCCCCTTTATCGATGCCCCGGATCCTAGGCAAGTCCGTGACGGGGAACAGCTGCTTTACGAACTGGGTACCCTTTCGGAGCGGAGCGAAAACGCCGAGGGCTACCGCCTCACCAAGCTGGGGAAACGCCTAGCGAAGCTGCCGATTGATCCCCGTCTGGCCCGGATGCTGCTAGAGGCCGACCGGCGCGGATGCGTATCGGAGGCACTAGTAATAGTTTCGGCGCTTTCAATGCAAGATGTGCGCCTGCGCCCTCTAGAACACCAGGAAGCTGCCGACCAAGCCCATTCGCGATTTCTGGATTCCAGTTCCGATTTCCTGACCTACCTGAATCTTTGGCGCTACCTGCGCACCCAATCCCGCGATCTATCCGGAAGCGCCTTCCGGAAAATGTGTCAGCGCGAATTTCTACATTATTTGCGCACTCGGGAATGGCAAGATCTTACTAACCAACTGCGGCAACTACTCAAAGAACTGGGAATCAGCGTACGCCCCTTGGCGAAGCCCTCCCGCTCGACCTATCAGCCAGATCCGCAGTCTTGCGAACTGATTGCGGCCTGCAAAAACCTCACCTCTAAATATTCTGACACGGAAGCTATTCATCGGTCCCTGCTGGTAGGGATGCTTTCGGGGATTGGGAACTGGGATCAGCGCGCCAAACAGTACCTAGCGCCGCGGGGCGCCCGCTTCACCATTTGGCCAGGTTCGGGGCTCTCTAACCGCACATTCGATTGGGTAATGGCTGCGGAACTGGTAGAAACCTCCCGGCTGTTTGCCCGCAATGTGGCCCGGGTTAACCCCGATTGGATTATTCATGCCGGAAAACACCTGGTCAAACGCTCCTATGGGGAGCCGTATTGGTCAAGTAGGAAAGGCACGGCGCTAGTTCCGGAACGGGTTACCCTTTACGGGCTCACTATTGCCGCGGACGTGCCAGTTCCTCTGTCCCGGCTGGGAAATAAAGCGATGCCCGCGCTATCGCCTGCGGCAAATAAGTTGGATCTTCCTGGCGAGCAGACCCCGCAAACTGCCCGGGAGTGGGCACGCGCCCTCTTTATTGCTAATGCCCTGGTAAGAGGGGACGCCCCCTTGAATTATCCCTTCTTAAAACGTAATGAAAAGATGCTGGAGCGTGCTCGGGAAGTTGAGCAGCGCACTCGACAGGCGGGGATGGTGGCCGGAGAGGACGCCTTGGCGGCTTTCTTTGCGCAGCGACTAGGCAAAGAGGTAACCAATCCGGGAACTTTCGCGGCCTGGTTTAAACGTCAAGATGACCCCCATATTTTGGATTACCCCGAGGACGTGGTGCTCACCCCCGCTGCCACCTCAAAAGCGCCCCGCAACTATTCCAGTGGACAAGCCGCAGATCATTCGATTGGGGGCAGAACTGATTTGGCCGGCAAACTTACCCGGCTGTCTCGCGCCGGGTTCCCCGACCGCTGGATAGGGGCAGATTTTAGTTTGCCCCTGCAGTATCACTTTGCGCCCGGCAAGGAAGAAGATGGGATTACCTGCCAGGTTAGCTTGGAGCAGTTGCCCTATCTGGATCCGCAAGAGTTTCAATGGACAGTCCCGGGCCTGTGGCCGCAGCTTTTCACCGCGTTGATCCGGGCGCTACCGAAAACGGTGCGCCGCCAGTTAGTTCCTGCCCCGCAGGTGGCTGCAGAAGTCAGCGCGTGGATAGAGCGCGAACTGGCCAATCCCGCGGCTGCTACTGGTGCTTCCGAAAGCCGCGAGCCTACCCCGGTACAGATTAAGCAAGAGGAAGCGTTGCAGGCGTCTCTCGGACGTTTAGCGGCTTGGGCGGGGATTGAAAAAAGTAATAATAATAATGAGCCTACCAGTGAAAATCAGCCTAAAGTTCCGGGAAATGAAGGCAGCGCGAAGAACGCAAATCCAGACCCCTCGGAAAGCACAGAACAGGAAGAAAACGGGGACTTATCGAGGACAGGCACTCCCCAAGCCACTGCACCCGCAGCGGCGGACACCTCTAAACATCCTGACCATCGCAACCTAACGGAAGTTTCGCCTAAGAAGAAGCAAACCGCCCCCTCGCGCCCGCTGGCTCAACTTTTCATCGCAGCTCTCGACCAACTGCGCGCGGTAGAGGTAACCGAGCAAGATTTTTCTCAGGCGGTCAGGGCCTTGCCTGCGCATTTGCGGATTCGCTTTGCGCTGCGGGTGGGAAAGGAACAGATCTATTCTCGCGACCTTGGAAAACTGCAAAAACGTTACGGAAAGAAAGGGCGCGCCGCTCGCAAGCAAGTAATCCGAGACGCACTTTCGCAGGTGAGCAAAGCCGAAAGCGGAAAGAAAAACCCCAATCGTTGCAAACCGTCCCCAGGCAGCGGCGAAGCTAATAAAGCCGACGAACAGCGTTTCCCGGAAACAGATTTTTCTCCTTCCTGGCCGCAAATACGCGGGAAAACAGCAGTTTTACCTGCGCAAACAACCACTACTGCTGGCGGGGTACCTGGAGAAGCCTTCCCGGGCTTACTACCACAGCGCCTGCCGCGGCCTTTCGGATTATCACTACTGTCTGGCTCGCAAAAAAACCGCTACGAAAACCCGCGTTCCACCCATAAAAACAGCACAAACAGCAATCAGCAGAATCCAAGCTCCCCCGTTTTCCCAGTACGAGTAGCCCGCTTTGAAAACTTGCAGCAGGCTCAACGCTGCCACCACTTTGGGGTTACCTGCTTGCTTTGCGCCCAGCTTTACCTACCTCCTGCCCGGATCTCTACCCGCTGGCCAGCACATTTAGCGCTGAACCTGGCGGCATTACCCTACGAAAAGGCCGCTTTACTTGCAGATCTGCAGCTGGTAACCACCTGGCGTTGCCTAGCCCAAGCAAAAGTCGATACCTGGACAGTTCGGGATTCTTCGACTTTGCAACAGCTAGCTAAAGAATTCCGTGACCGTTTCGAGGACGAGGTTTACGCCCTCGCCCGCGAAATTGGGGAAGTTGGTGCCGACTACCGGGAGGTATCAGCCGCCCTCTCCCAGCATTTCCCACTCAGTGCTTTAGGGGAAGTGACCCAGGTGCGCTCCCAACTCTCGCAACTGATCTACCCAGGTTTCCTATGGGATTTATGCGAGGGAGCCGAAGATTTAGGGCGGTACCTGCAGGCCATAGCTACCCGCCTACAAAAGGCGAGCCAGGGACAAAATAAGGGGCACCACCAGGAAGAACAAGCTTTAGCTATCTGGGAAGGCGCGCGCGAAAAGCTGGAAAACCGAGAAAATCTAGCCGCAGCTCCATCTGCCGTAACTGCCCTACTCCACGGGCGCTGGCTAGTGGAAGAACTACGAGTTTCGCTATTTGCCCAACCCTTGGGTACGCGGGAGCGGGTTTCGCTGCAGCGACTAAGCAAACTTCTAAAAGACCCGACGCCCTAG
- a CDS encoding serine/threonine-protein kinase, translating into MAEFPDYPDQVPQSLGHGAGYRSPQMPVVSQGAPAPQQTPFYIAGYRLLKALGSGTMGEVWKVADSRGNLYAAKILRSKLAVKPGIAQRFRMEKDLVTGVRHQNIVEVYDLVQTPEYMAIIMEYTDGGDLGELLKKRGTLLPLDAVYYCMGIAAGLSPIHHAGIVHRDLKPSNILLKRQGNYLVPKIADFGLARWIDPRYEIQTTKRSGTPYYMAPEMIEGKGVSSKTDIYSLGVILYELLCGITPFRGSVGEVLEHQFYDMPGMLPGIPGSLWNVITQMLAKETSVRPSAAQTHALLKSVVDQVRPLDALPVLKEPPPPQPLEDVVKVSPADAKTSLASAKPIIPAHDEAETQSGQTARGQVEPAAPVWRPVALPPAIMVNTEEAIGVGGSPGGFSPPGEQEESANEQTLGAWENSPGFAESPSSASPRQDAPARRRGAAKEIVGGVAIGLGVGALITLVAAVILLLL; encoded by the coding sequence GTGGCTGAGTTTCCTGATTATCCTGACCAAGTTCCGCAAAGTTTGGGCCATGGTGCCGGCTATAGATCCCCCCAAATGCCGGTAGTTAGCCAGGGAGCTCCCGCACCCCAGCAAACCCCGTTTTATATCGCCGGTTATCGTCTGCTCAAAGCCCTAGGTTCGGGCACCATGGGGGAAGTGTGGAAGGTCGCTGATTCGCGGGGAAACCTGTATGCCGCTAAGATTTTACGTTCGAAGTTGGCGGTAAAACCCGGGATTGCGCAGCGTTTTCGGATGGAGAAAGACCTGGTTACCGGGGTGCGCCACCAAAACATTGTGGAAGTTTATGATCTGGTGCAAACTCCGGAATATATGGCAATCATTATGGAATATACCGATGGCGGGGATTTGGGGGAGCTACTAAAAAAGCGGGGAACGCTGCTGCCTTTAGACGCCGTCTACTATTGCATGGGGATTGCCGCTGGTCTTTCCCCGATTCATCACGCCGGGATTGTACATCGCGATTTGAAGCCCTCCAATATTTTGTTGAAACGGCAAGGTAACTACCTGGTGCCAAAAATCGCGGATTTTGGCTTAGCCAGGTGGATTGATCCCCGCTACGAAATCCAAACCACGAAACGCTCGGGAACTCCCTACTATATGGCTCCCGAAATGATTGAAGGCAAAGGAGTCAGTTCTAAAACCGATATTTATTCCCTGGGAGTGATCCTTTACGAGTTACTCTGCGGAATCACCCCTTTTAGAGGCTCGGTAGGGGAAGTGTTGGAGCATCAGTTCTACGATATGCCGGGAATGCTTCCCGGAATTCCTGGCTCCCTGTGGAATGTGATTACCCAAATGCTGGCGAAAGAGACTTCGGTGCGCCCCAGCGCTGCCCAGACCCACGCCCTCTTAAAGTCAGTAGTTGACCAGGTGCGCCCCCTCGATGCTCTGCCAGTATTAAAGGAGCCCCCGCCCCCGCAACCGCTGGAGGATGTGGTGAAGGTTTCCCCAGCAGACGCTAAGACTTCCTTGGCGTCGGCGAAACCGATTATTCCTGCCCACGATGAGGCCGAAACCCAGTCGGGGCAGACCGCTCGCGGGCAGGTTGAACCGGCGGCTCCTGTCTGGCGTCCGGTAGCTTTACCACCAGCAATTATGGTTAATACCGAGGAGGCTATCGGGGTCGGTGGGTCTCCTGGGGGATTCTCGCCACCAGGGGAGCAGGAGGAGTCCGCAAACGAGCAAACTTTAGGCGCCTGGGAAAACAGTCCCGGTTTTGCCGAGAGCCCATCGAGTGCTTCTCCCCGCCAAGACGCGCCTGCTCGCCGGCGGGGCGCAGCTAAAGAAATCGTAGGCGGAGTGGCGATCGGCTTAGGTGTCGGCGCCCTAATTACCCTGGTCGCGGCGGTTATTTTACTATTGCTTTAG
- a CDS encoding FHA domain-containing protein, with the protein MGKQLLVQCGGKELTLSRGQSAVIGRDRSADLSLNDPVVSRRHAKISYQNGRFTLTDLNSTNGLYVAGQRLHPGRAYEMEGVGQVRLGKQPSAPTITYQEKLINQELKTAGSPAAALPPTSALPPRAAAPKGVEKIPASQPVKIPQTAVSAASPKMASRSDMLVPTGWTTLGIGKKPPRPAPPKLPANLGRTDNREIVGAGNQIPIPAPGQIFHIGRDPENEVVLPDPMVSSRHAVLAINYGKLTVTDLGSTNGVFINGLRVRAAQIQPGDVLTVGRISLRLVGNNLVRIGSIVAEGQTHEALIVDDMSFLVGTSGSERQKGAGSKKAILDRVSFAVPKDSLLAVIGPSGAGKSTLLNCMMGKLKPQKGATYFEGLEMSQYASALSDRISAVPQDDLLHLDLTGRKVLDYAAKLRFPDDTPATVRKAAVQRVINQLDLQAHADTKVKRMSGGQRKRVSTAMELLDEPDLLFLDEPTSGLDPNLDREVMALLAKLAHGQNGQPGRTVVVITHSTANLHMADNVLLLAPGGKVAYFGPPAGIKGFFAPLGVKDFPEIYDLLSRAPDQMQAMFASSGRVNLQDIKRSLSLTGVSAGSRAAPAQKQLIQPKKHSLLRQSRTLFSRQMRLMMADPLVVIFTVALPLVMAVLSLVVPGKAGFVGSTDTEGIKSPGMLLVIVIFGAVLMGLVPAIRELVRERAIFLRESAVGLRLGAYLLSKIISLGLSAVVQAGILTVVITLLNRIPKDGVALPFRWELFLACLLATLAASSLGLFFSALVRSAEQTTPVMIVLLMVQLVMCGGVIDFEDSSAGHLLSSTVSSQWAYSAGAASVDLDRVRRQSALDAQKKQDKTYEENKAKIDQRNEDAKQQAEALGQAPPKAESLKKPEPITIPEKHQRWKPSTGRWGVNLLILVGFYGVFAALTAVPLSRSRR; encoded by the coding sequence ATGGGTAAGCAACTACTGGTGCAGTGCGGGGGGAAAGAGCTGACTCTTTCTCGTGGGCAGAGCGCGGTGATAGGTCGGGATAGATCCGCAGACCTATCGCTCAACGACCCAGTAGTGTCGCGACGACACGCCAAAATTTCTTACCAGAATGGACGCTTTACACTTACAGACCTAAATTCAACTAACGGGCTCTATGTTGCGGGGCAGCGGCTGCATCCCGGCAGGGCATATGAGATGGAGGGCGTGGGGCAGGTTCGTCTGGGAAAACAACCTTCTGCCCCGACTATTACCTATCAAGAGAAACTAATTAACCAGGAGCTAAAAACAGCCGGTTCTCCCGCGGCAGCTTTGCCGCCGACCTCCGCACTGCCTCCCCGGGCAGCGGCTCCCAAAGGGGTAGAAAAAATTCCTGCCTCGCAGCCAGTAAAAATTCCGCAAACGGCGGTCAGCGCCGCCTCTCCTAAAATGGCGTCTCGTTCCGACATGTTGGTTCCTACTGGGTGGACAACCTTGGGTATCGGCAAAAAACCGCCCCGTCCCGCCCCACCTAAACTTCCCGCTAATTTGGGCAGAACCGATAACCGAGAAATCGTGGGAGCTGGTAACCAGATTCCGATTCCTGCTCCCGGACAGATTTTCCATATCGGGCGTGATCCTGAAAACGAAGTGGTACTACCAGACCCGATGGTTTCTTCCCGGCATGCGGTGCTGGCTATTAACTACGGCAAATTAACGGTGACCGACCTGGGGTCAACTAACGGAGTTTTTATCAACGGTCTGCGAGTACGCGCCGCTCAAATACAACCGGGCGATGTACTAACTGTGGGGAGGATTTCTCTGCGTTTAGTGGGAAATAATCTGGTTAGAATCGGATCGATAGTTGCTGAAGGGCAAACTCACGAAGCGCTAATCGTGGACGATATGTCTTTCCTGGTAGGAACCAGTGGATCAGAACGGCAAAAGGGCGCGGGGTCGAAAAAGGCTATTTTAGACCGGGTATCTTTTGCGGTTCCTAAGGATTCTTTGTTGGCGGTAATCGGCCCTTCGGGAGCAGGGAAATCTACCCTTCTTAACTGCATGATGGGCAAGCTCAAACCACAAAAGGGCGCCACCTATTTTGAAGGCCTGGAGATGAGCCAATATGCCTCCGCGCTTTCTGACCGGATTTCTGCAGTTCCCCAAGATGATTTATTGCATCTGGATCTGACGGGGCGAAAAGTCTTAGATTATGCGGCCAAGCTCCGTTTCCCGGATGACACTCCCGCCACAGTACGAAAAGCAGCGGTGCAGAGAGTCATCAATCAGCTCGACCTGCAAGCCCATGCCGATACGAAAGTAAAACGAATGTCGGGAGGGCAACGTAAACGGGTATCTACCGCAATGGAACTTTTAGATGAACCCGATTTGTTGTTCCTGGATGAGCCCACTTCGGGACTGGATCCTAATCTGGATCGAGAAGTCATGGCGCTTTTAGCTAAACTCGCGCACGGTCAAAACGGACAACCAGGGCGCACCGTGGTAGTTATTACCCATTCAACTGCCAATCTGCATATGGCGGATAATGTGCTCCTGCTGGCTCCCGGGGGGAAAGTGGCTTACTTTGGTCCGCCAGCGGGAATTAAAGGGTTTTTTGCCCCCTTGGGGGTGAAAGATTTTCCGGAAATCTATGATTTACTTTCGCGGGCTCCTGACCAGATGCAAGCTATGTTCGCCTCCTCGGGACGGGTGAATCTCCAGGATATAAAGAGGTCGCTAAGCCTCACGGGGGTTAGTGCGGGCAGTAGGGCGGCTCCGGCGCAAAAACAACTGATCCAACCGAAGAAGCATTCTTTGTTAAGGCAAAGTCGCACCTTGTTTTCTCGCCAAATGCGACTGATGATGGCCGATCCTCTGGTAGTGATTTTTACGGTGGCGCTGCCGCTAGTAATGGCGGTATTGTCCCTAGTGGTTCCCGGTAAAGCCGGGTTCGTGGGTAGCACCGATACCGAGGGGATTAAATCACCGGGAATGTTGCTCGTCATCGTGATTTTCGGGGCGGTACTGATGGGGCTGGTTCCCGCGATTAGGGAGCTGGTGCGCGAGCGCGCTATTTTTCTCCGAGAATCCGCGGTGGGATTGCGTTTAGGCGCCTATCTGCTATCAAAAATCATTAGCCTGGGGCTATCGGCAGTGGTGCAGGCGGGAATTCTTACGGTGGTAATAACATTACTGAATCGGATTCCTAAAGACGGGGTTGCCCTGCCTTTCCGTTGGGAGCTGTTCCTTGCCTGTTTGCTGGCAACTTTGGCGGCGTCCTCTTTAGGGCTATTCTTTTCTGCTTTGGTACGCAGCGCAGAACAGACCACTCCAGTAATGATTGTGCTGCTCATGGTGCAGTTGGTGATGTGTGGGGGAGTAATCGATTTTGAGGATTCCAGTGCGGGACACCTGTTATCTTCTACGGTTTCTTCCCAATGGGCTTATTCGGCCGGTGCGGCCTCAGTTGATTTGGATCGAGTGCGCCGGCAATCAGCTCTGGATGCGCAGAAAAAACAGGATAAAACCTATGAGGAAAACAAGGCGAAGATTGACCAACGTAATGAAGACGCCAAACAACAGGCTGAGGCCTTGGGACAGGCTCCTCCTAAAGCTGAAAGCTTAAAAAAACCAGAGCCCATCACTATTCCGGAAAAACATCAGCGATGGAAACCGTCTACAGGTCGGTGGGGTGTTAACCTGCTGATTTTAGTGGGATTCTACGGCGTATTTGCCGCGCTAACTGCGGTTCCTCTATCAAGGTCGAGGAGATAA
- a CDS encoding SprT-like domain-containing protein, producing MHLLKVGDLDEVLQLARRTLDACGLQDWEVSCDHARRRAGACHFGEKRISFSRYLLPLYDAAAAREVVLHEVAHAQVGSRAGHGRRWQQAVKALGGRAQRTVASDAPSLPAPWIGICKAGHRVERFRTPTRVLACSKCSRDFHIENIFTWTYQGGTPRHHPAYLRELRKIRRGI from the coding sequence ATGCATTTATTGAAAGTAGGCGACTTGGACGAGGTATTACAGCTGGCGCGTCGCACTCTGGACGCCTGCGGGCTGCAAGATTGGGAAGTGAGCTGCGATCATGCTCGCCGCCGTGCCGGAGCCTGCCATTTTGGGGAGAAACGGATTAGTTTTTCCCGCTACCTGCTGCCGCTTTATGATGCTGCCGCCGCTCGGGAAGTGGTTTTACACGAGGTGGCGCACGCCCAGGTAGGGTCGCGGGCAGGACATGGGCGACGCTGGCAACAGGCAGTAAAGGCCCTAGGAGGACGCGCCCAGCGCACAGTCGCCTCGGATGCGCCCTCCCTACCGGCCCCTTGGATTGGGATATGCAAAGCCGGTCACCGCGTTGAGCGTTTCCGCACCCCTACTCGGGTTTTAGCCTGTTCTAAATGTTCCCGTGATTTCCATATCGAAAATATTTTTACTTGGACCTATCAGGGAGGCACTCCGCGTCACCACCCTGCCTATCTGCGGGAACTGCGTAAAATCCGGCGCGGAATTTGA
- a CDS encoding TetR/AcrR family transcriptional regulator gives MTTSPLVPPAVSARREVTRQKLFAAARELFAKEGLGKTGVKPLCEAAGFSRGAFYSNFPDFSEFLRQYVHGEFAQVSEQLTRAQSLINQDLATGSASAEGSFLTTHWPLISKTISTTMLFERDFVLVLTELRVHAARNREFLPFLRKEILVLEEQLAQIITGCLDTLGLRLRVDPLECAFVVVSLWQADLINRSGGVASGQVVRPSSHFLEAALPRCLAGMVASEES, from the coding sequence ATGACAACCTCACCTCTAGTGCCGCCAGCGGTGTCCGCGCGGCGCGAAGTTACCCGGCAAAAATTATTCGCTGCCGCCCGGGAGCTGTTCGCCAAAGAGGGACTAGGCAAAACCGGGGTGAAACCCCTGTGCGAAGCCGCCGGTTTTTCCCGCGGAGCTTTTTACTCAAACTTCCCCGACTTTTCTGAGTTCTTGCGCCAATACGTACACGGCGAGTTCGCGCAGGTTTCGGAGCAACTAACTCGCGCGCAATCCTTGATCAACCAAGATTTAGCCACCGGGAGTGCCTCCGCCGAAGGTAGTTTTTTAACTACCCACTGGCCGTTGATTAGTAAAACCATCTCCACCACTATGTTGTTTGAGCGAGATTTCGTGCTAGTGCTGACCGAGCTGCGGGTGCATGCGGCACGCAACCGGGAATTTTTACCGTTTTTACGCAAAGAAATACTGGTGCTCGAAGAACAACTGGCGCAAATCATTACCGGATGTCTAGACACTCTCGGTTTGCGCCTGCGGGTAGACCCCCTAGAGTGCGCCTTTGTAGTGGTTTCCCTCTGGCAAGCAGACCTGATAAACCGCTCAGGTGGGGTCGCTTCCGGTCAAGTAGTGCGCCCCTCCAGTCACTTCCTAGAAGCCGCCCTCCCGCGCTGCTTAGCCGGGATGGTCGCCAGCGAAGAGTCCTGA
- a CDS encoding phosphoribosyltransferase, translating to MADTQDREVLTWQGFGDATRQIAQNIADSGWMPELVVAVARGGLLPAGALSYALGLKAIGTMNVEFYTDIEETLPEPVLIPPLMDVSALSGKRVLVVDDVADSGKTLELVMRLIRERGIPSGQDGERVTVSEARSACIYVKSRSIIKPDYVLKHTDKWINFPWSTQPPVTPGTLGH from the coding sequence ATGGCTGATACACAAGATCGGGAAGTGCTCACCTGGCAAGGATTCGGGGATGCCACTCGCCAAATAGCGCAGAATATAGCAGATTCCGGGTGGATGCCCGAGCTGGTAGTGGCAGTAGCTCGCGGCGGGTTGCTGCCTGCTGGTGCGCTGTCTTACGCGCTAGGGCTCAAAGCAATCGGAACTATGAACGTCGAGTTCTACACCGATATTGAAGAAACCCTGCCGGAACCGGTACTGATTCCCCCATTGATGGATGTGTCAGCACTTTCGGGCAAACGGGTGCTGGTAGTAGATGACGTGGCTGACTCGGGGAAAACTTTAGAACTGGTGATGCGGCTGATTCGCGAACGCGGGATTCCCTCCGGGCAAGACGGCGAACGGGTAACGGTTTCTGAAGCTAGAAGCGCCTGTATCTATGTAAAGTCCCGGTCGATTATTAAACCCGACTACGTACTTAAGCACACCGATAAGTGGATTAATTTCCCCTGGTCAACCCAGCCTCCGGTCACCCCCGGTACCCTGGGTCACTAG